Genomic window (Primulina eburnea isolate SZY01 chromosome 8, ASM2296580v1, whole genome shotgun sequence):
TCTCCTTCCCCTTCCTTTTCTTGATCTCCAGCTCCTCATTTATTTGATCACACCGATCTTTCAACTGTTGCATGTTGGTCACAGGATCGAAACTCTGTGGATTCGGCATCGGAAAATGGTTCAAGAACTGGTCTGTTACATGGTCCACGTTAGGGTTTCCGAATGAATAGGCCCTATTGCACGGGGAGAAGACGATTATGGCGATCTTGGCCGCGGACAACGTAGAAAGCTCGGTTGCCTTCTTGAACAGCCCGCTCCTTCGTTTCGAGAAGGTGACCACTCGAGCATTCTCGTCTGCTATCAGTTTCATTTCGATTTTTCTTCTCCCCAGTGATGGCCTCTTCCTTTTCGGAGGCGCCATGACAGAAGAATTTGGCGTGGTGTGTGAAAGAAGAACGAAACGAAATTTATAGGCGTTTTGGTGCATGGTGAGTAAAGGCCATAATAATTAATAGAAACAAATCTTGGTTGGATTACCATAATACAACTCGGATTTTTGGAATATTTTCCATAAATAAATGGAAAGCTTTCCAAAAACTTGACAAGgactattttattttattttttgttcatATTTGGGTAAGTTTGTAGAGATAAAATACATTTACTTAAATACCAAAAAAATTAAGTGTTTTGGAACTTTATCTGAACTTATTTTTTTGGAAACATTGGGTTTTAAGTATTcagtttaattatattaaatatttttatcaaatttaaaataaattaactatATATaggtaaaatatattttgacaatttttttttatatatttcaaaattttcatatatGTAGGTTACAATAATATTATATCGTAGATATTATGATATCGTAGATATtatgatttaacttttaaaatagTAGGAAAGAAAATGTATATACGTAATCCATCCATCGGTAATTGAACCATTAGACAGATGGATCCTACCTGTGGGATAGtaaataagattttatttttatctgttttcagaaaatttattgatattgttatttataaattttattttatttttaaattatactTGAAAGAAACTGTCCATATCTCATCAACAACgtagtaa
Coding sequences:
- the LOC140838927 gene encoding agamous-like MADS-box protein AGL29, which produces MAPPKRKRPSLGRRKIEMKLIADENARVVTFSKRRSGLFKKATELSTLSAAKIAIIVFSPCNRAYSFGNPNVDHVTDQFLNHFPMPNPQSFDPVTNMQQLKDRCDQINEELEIKKRKGKEIEEGLESFSSRVLIEDLGSVDLAGLKEKKVKLESFREQLVGRINRPESGSGECSSSRLVDAKVSFLEDDGNGSPIPSDWLKL